The following are encoded together in the Danaus plexippus chromosome 15, MEX_DaPlex, whole genome shotgun sequence genome:
- the LOC116766610 gene encoding uncharacterized protein LOC116766610 — protein MPSQSELTDNEDQNPLPPLISCNPRVKLEAEQVSLSNCFKLHKERDVKRQFIDREHQRDPNHPLQITWHPTKLFIEINDSVVVRKLRICNASSRLVYIKSGRFSNEAGRLGAGWCCLARNRFLLAPGIVADIFIKATPREFAPIASAKMTLQLTAAHMRDLAVAFFEVPILVNFLKHIPPETEEDA, from the exons ATGCCGTCTCAGTCGGAGCTCACAGATAACGAAGATCAAAATCCTCTGCCGCCCCTCATATCGTGTAATCCGAGAGTAAAACTAGAAGCCGAACAG GTATCGTTGTcaaactgttttaaattacataaagaaAGGGATGTCAAACGGCAATTCATCGACCGGGAGCATCAACGAGATCCGAATCATCCGCTACAAATAACTTGGCATccgacaaaattatttattgaaatcaatgATTCCGTGGTCGTCCGTAAGCTGag GATATGCAACGCCAGCTCTAGGttggtatatattaaaagcggTCGGTTTTCGAATGAAGCTGGTCGTCTGGGTGCTGGCTGGTGTTGCTTGGCTCGTAACAGGTTCCTCCTGGCCCCGGGCATCGTGGCAGACATTTTTATCAAAGCGACTCCACGAGAATTCGCCCCGATAGCATCAGCTAAAATGACTCTACAGTTGACCGCGGCTCATATGAGAGACCTCGCTGTCGCTTTCTTTGAGGTCCCAATCCttgttaattttcttaaacacaTACCACCAGAGACGGAGGAAGATGCTTGA